In the genome of Deinococcus fonticola, the window TCCATTCGCCTTGGAACCGAGGTCATCCATGTTCTCGGGCGTGGGGCCAATGAAAATAATGCCGTGCTCGCGGCACATCCGGGCGAACTCGGGGTTCTCGGCCATGAAGCCGTATCCGGGGTGAATGGCCTCGGCGCCCGTCATCAGGGCCGCCGAGAGGATGTTGGGGATATTCAGGTAAGACTGGTTGCTGGCCGGCGGCCCCACGCACACCGACTCGTCGGCCAGCAGCACCGGCAGGCTCTTCTCGTCGGCGGTCGAATACACCACCACGGTCTTGATGCCCATTTCCCGCGCCGTGCGAATCACGCGCAGGGCAATCTCGCCACGGTTGGCGATCAGGATTTTCTTGAACATGGCTTGCCTCCGGCAAGATGTCTAAGGGTCAAGGGTCTAAGAGTCTGAGGAGATCAGTAACCCAGACGCTCGACCCTCAGACTCACTCGATCATGAACAGGGTCTGCCCGTACTCGACGGGTTCAGCGTTCTTCACCAGGATTTCGACGATGGTGCCGTCCATCTCGGCCTCGATTTCGTTCATCAGTTTCATGGCCTCGATGATGCACAGCACCTGCCCACTCTTCACGCGGTCGCCCACCTTCACGTAAGCCGGCGCGTCGGGGCTGCTGGCCGAGTAGTACGTTCCCACGATGGGGGCCTTGACCGGCTGACCCTTGCTGGCGGCCTTGGGGGCCTCGGCGGGCTTGGCGTCCGCTTTCGGGGCTTCGGCTTTCGGCGTTTCAGCGGGTTTGGCCGCAGGGGCAGACGGGGCTGGGGTGGCCGGTGCCGGGGCGCTGGGAGCAGCGGGCATGGGAGGTGCGTAAGCCGGCATGGGCGCGGGCATGGCGTAAGTCGGTGCCGGCCCACCCATCACTGGGGCCGCAAAGGCCTGCGGGCCGCGCTTCAGGTCAAGGGCGTAGCTGCCCGTCGTCAAACTGAACTCGCGCACGTCAGCGTGAGTCAAAGCGTCCAGAATGGTCTTGAGGTCGTCAGGATTCATAGCCTCTCCTTGGGTTTTGAACTTTCCCCATTGTGACGCGGGGACGGACGCCGGGTGTGTCACTGCCACCCTAACGCCCACTCGTTCCCCAAGTTTAACGCGGATACACGCCATCACCGCGCCTCACTCCCAGGCCACCACATCCACCCACCACCGATGTTCAGGCACTGAGGACGAAGATCCTTAGCCAGAATTGCAGAGCGGTGAAGCAGAGACCCGGAGGTTCCGAAAAGGTGAAGCGGCAGCAGGATGGGTCAACTCGCCAGCAAACGCCATAAAAAACCGCCCCCGAACAGGGAGCGGCTTAAGCAAAAGCAGCTCTTAAGCGCGGCTGAGGTACTGTCCGGTGCGGGTGTCCACCTTCACGTTGGTGTCCTGCTCGACAAACAGGGGCACCTGCACGACCGCGCCGGTTTCCAGTTTGGCAGGTTTGGTGCCGCCGGACACGGTGTCGCCGCGCACGCCGGGGTCGGTTTCCACGATCTTCAGGATGACCTGGTTGGGCAGGCTGAGGCTGAGAGCCTTTTCGCCGTACATCGAGACTTCCACCTCGGTGTTCTCTTTCATGAACTTGGCAGCGTCACCGACGATGTTCTTGCCGAGGTGAATCTGGTCGAAGGTCTCCATGTCCATGAACACGTAGTCTTCACCGTCGGGGTAGAGGTACTGCATGGTTTTGCCCTCGACGAAGATGTCCTGCAACTTTTCACCGCTGTTGAAGGTGCGGTCGACGATGCTGCCGCTCTCCATGTTGCGGAATTTGGTGACGACTTTTGCGCCGCCGCGTCCCATTTTCAGGTGGGAGTACTCCAGGCATTCCCACAGGCCGCCGTCCATTTCGACTTTCGTTCCGTTTCTCAGTTCCGTGACGCTGATCATGTTTCTCCTTGTGTTTTGTCGGGCTTTTTTCCCGTCCGGGGCCGCTTCCATGCCCTCTGGGGGTGGGGGGCCGCTCGGCAACGGGAACAAGTTTAGCAAACCGCCCGGAATGCGGCACCATTCTGAGTTCACACTCCGCCAGGACGGCATGGGCTTGATGTTGCATGACCGCCGTGGCGCCCTGTCTTTTACTCGCTTCTGGCCGGATAATTTCAGCACGGCCCGGCAATCCGCCGAAGGGGTGGGCAACCCTTCCACTCCTGCGGCTGTTTTTGGTATGCTCTTACGGTTGCATGTCCGCCCTGCCCCCGACAGTGGCTCCGCAGAAGCGATGCTCAGTTGACCGAAACGTCCCGTAGAGCGCGGAACAGTGTCGGTGCGCGGCAGCGACGAACAAGCGAAAGATTTGTAGTACCCCGTTAAGGAGAAAGTCATGGAACTGAATGCCAAACCCCGTAGCAGCCAGGAGAAGCTGGCCGAAGGAATGATTCCCGCCGTCGCTTACCACAAGGGCCAGAATGTTTCCTTTGCCATCAACCGCAAGGAATTCGACCGGGCCTTCCGCAAGCAGAGCACCACCGGCCTGTTCGACATCACCGTGGAAGGCAGCGAGACCTTCCCGGCACTGGTGAAGACTGTGCAGATGGACAAGCGCAAGCGCATGCCGATTCACGTGGACTTCTACATGGTCACGTACGGTCAGGCCATTGAAGTGAATGTGCCGGTGCACACCAAGGGCAAGAGCGCCGGTGAGAAGGAAGGCGGCCTGCTGGACATCGTGACGCACACACTGCACATTCAGGCCCCCGGCCCGCGCCGCATTCCGGCAGAACTGGTGATCGACGTGAGCCGCCTGCGCATCGGCGATCACGTGACCGCGGGTGATGTGAAGCTGCCCGAGGGCTGCGAACTGAAGGCCGACCCGGAGCAGATCGTGATCAGCATCCTGCCGCCCCGCCTCAGCGAAGAGGAACTGGCTGCCGAAGCCGAAGCCGCCAAGGTGGCCGGCCTGGTCGCCGCCGGCGAACTGACCGAGGAGGCCGCCGCGGCCATCCTGGAAGGCGAAACCAGCATCGAGGAAGCCAAGGAAGCGTCGGACGACGAAGTGGTCAGCGGCCCCGAGAAGGCCGCCGGCGAAGGCAACGAAGAGTAATTCAACGGATGAAGGGCCGGGGAGAGTCTTCCCCGGTCTTTTTTGTTCTATTAGCCGATCAGTCAGGCTGATGGAATAAAGCCTGTTCCTCGGGTGTGGGGCGCTCGAACCAGGTGTTCCACAATTCCAGTTCCTCACGGGTGACCTTGCAGGGGTAACCCGGCTCGGCGTTCCTGCCTTCCAGTCGCCGCCACAGTTCTTCGAGTGACGGGTCGAGGAAGTACAGGATTACAGGATGACGTTGATGCCCAGTTCGGCCCCCCTGGCGCGGTACAGGTCACGTTCCTGCCTTGACCACAGGCCGTAGTCGAGAACAACGTCCGTTCCCAGCGTCAACACCCGCCGCGCGATTGACCACAGCAGCTCGTGTTCCAGCACGTCGCGTTTATCTTCGCTCTCGCCCGCGCCGAACAGCAGGTGCATCCAGTCGTCGGTGCTGAGGCGTAGGGCTGAGGACTGCGCTTCCAGACGGCGGGCCAGGGTGGTTTTCCCCGCACCGGGCAGGCCGACGCACAGGTGCAGGACGGTCATGCTGCCAGTGTAGGCCGCATTTACTACCTCAACTGCCAATCGTCGGGCGAGCTGAGCCTCTCGACCCTGCTGCTCCTGATTATGGTCGCCCTGCCCTGGGCCTGGCGCGGATTTGCCGGCCTGGCCGCTTTTTCATGTCGCTTTTTCTGCGGACGCAGTGAGGGGGTGTCCACTTCCCCCAACGGGTGGCCTGCCCACGAGTCATAACTTAGCAAGACGGCTTTTTTACACTGGACAGAGCAAGGAGCGCCGTCCCTCACGGTGTCTCTTTTGCGCCGAGGACTGACCGTGTGGTTTAAGAAACGCCTGACCCGAATTTCTCCTGCTTCTGCTGCTGTCCCTTCATCTCATCAGGCGACCCTGCGGCCGTGGGGAGACGACGCCTACCTGTCTCCTGTTCACCTGCCCCTGTGCATCGAAGGCGACGCGGGCGTGGTGCAGCGGGCTGCCACGCGTCTGCTGCTGGACGCCCAGCGCCAGGGCCTGCCCATCTTCGTGCAGGAGGGGCCGCGCCCGGTGGTCAGCCGCTGGGAAGCCCTGACCCTGCCGCGTAAGGCCATTTTGCCGCCGTTTCAGGCAGGCACGACGCGGGAAACCATCTACCAGACCCTCTCGGAAGTGGACGAGTGGGTCACGCAGGCGGACGCCACCGCGAACTCCGCCTGGCCGGCCCTGCTGGTGTGCAGCAGCCTGGGGGCTCACCGCGACACCCTGCTGGACGTGGCCCGTACCCTGAAGCAGGAGAGAAAGGTGGATCTGGGGGTCATCTACATCCTGAATACCCGGCAGCCGCCACTGGACAAGGCGGGGTTTGCGGCGCAGCTGTACTGCCAGGCCACTGGCAAGGCGGTGCTGCGGCGCCACCGCAGTCACCACAGCGTGCACATTCACCACGAAAGGGCGTCCGTGTCTGTTCCCTCCGGCGGGCGAACAGCGGATCAAAAAACGCTGGCCTGATAAGCCTTGCGTTTGATCAATTCCCCCAAAGATCACTGAAGGGCTTACTCTACGCAAATCGTCCAGAACAGTCTTTTCTTTTGCTCTTGTTCAAAGCTGCACAAGGGGCCAGAATTTTGATCACCCATGGCAAAGCCGGCGAGGACACCTCAGGGCCATCCTCGCCGGGGTATGGTTGCGCTGCGTTTAACCCTGTTGCTGGGCGACTTGCGCTTCAGCCTTCTCCTCGGCAATCACGTCCACCCTGATTTTCTCGCCCAGGGCGTCGGCGATGACTTTGGCCTGTTCCTTGGCGTGAACGCTGGCGTACCCGGCGGCGGTGCTGGCGCTGCGGGGGCGGCTGGCGTGGGTGAGGGTCTGCCCCTCGGCCAGGACTTTTTCCAGATCCTCCCAGACCATCAGCCAGGCTCCCTGGTTCTCGGGTTCTTCCTGCGCCCAGACGACCTGAGCACCGGGGTGCCTGGCGAGTTCGGCCCGCAGTTCCTCGGCGGGGAAGGGGTAGAGCTGCTCCAGGCGGATCAGGGCCGTTCCGGCGTAGCCTTCCCTGTCGGCCTCGCGGGCCTCGAACAGTTCCCAGTGCAGTTTGCCGCTGCTGACCACCACGCGGCGGGCGTTCTGCACGTCACGGTCACCAATGACTTCCTGGAAGGTGCCCTCGGCCAGTTCCGTGATGGGACTCATGGCGAGTTTATTGCGCAGCAGGCTCTTGGGCGTCATGACGATCAGGGGTTTACGGTAGGGGCGCAGCATCTGGCGGCGCAGCAGGTGGAAGATCTGCGCGGCGCTGCTGGGCACCACGACCTGCATGTTCTGCTGGGCGCACAGTTGCAGGTAACGTTCCAGGCGGGCGCTGCTGTGCTCGGGGCCGGCACCCTCGTACCCGTGCGGGAGGAGCAGGGTCAGGCCGCTGAGGCGCTGCCACTTGCTTTCCCCGGCGCTGAGGAACTGGTCGACGACCGCCTGCGCTCCGTTGGCGAAGTCCCCGAACTGCGCTTCCCACAGGATCAGGCTCTTGGGTTCGCTGGTGGAGTACCCGTACTCGAAGGCCATGATGGCTTCCTCGGAGAGGGTGCTGTCGATGACTTCCACGTGGCCCTGACCTTCACGCAGGTGGGCCAGGCTCATGTACTCCTCGGAAAAGGGGTTCTCGGCGTTCTGGTCGTGCAGCACGGCGTGCCGGTGCACGAAGGTGCCGCGCCCGGAGTCCTGGCCGACCAGGCGCACGCCGTAGCCCTCGTCGAGCAAGGTGGCGTAGGCCAGCATTTCGCCCATGCCCCAGTCGAGCGGCTGTTCACCCTTGGCCATGGCGGTGCGCGGCTTGATGACGGTGCGGTCGATGGTGCGGTGAACCTTGAAGCCCTCGGGAACCTGCACCAGCTTCAGGCCCAGTTCCTCCAGTTTCTCGCGCGGCACGCCGGTGGCGACCTCGTCGTCCTTCCAGTGGGTGCCGGTGTATTCGCTCCAGTCCACCGCCAGTTTGCTCTGGGCCAGGTTCTCGATTTCTTCCACGACCGTTTCGCCCCGGTCGAGGCGGTCACGGTACCTGTTCACCATCTCGTCGGCCTGCCCGGCGCTCAGCACGCCCATTTTCTCCAGTTCCTGCGCGTACAGGGCGCGAGTGCCGGGGTGCTGGTCGATTTCGCGGTACATGATGGGCTGGGTCATGCGCGGTTCGTCGGATTCGTTGTGACCGTTGCGGCGGAAGCCGATCAGGTCGATGAAGATGTCCTTCCCGAACTTCTGGCGGTAGGCGATGGCCAGGTCGCCGCAGAAGGCCACGGCCTCGGGGTCGTCACCGTTGACGTGCAGCACGGGCGCGTTGCCGATCTTGGCCACGTCGGTGCAGTAGCGGCTGGAACGGGTGTCACGCGGGTCGGAAATGGTGAAGCCGATCTGGTTGTTGATGACGATGCGAATGGCTCCGCCGGTGGTGAAGCCGCGCAGACGCGAGAAGTTCAGGGTTTCCATGACCACGCCCTGCCCGCTGACCGCCGCGTCCCCGTGTACGGTGATGGGCAGCACCTCCTGCCGCTCGGTGTCGCCGCGCCGATCCTGGCGGGCACGGACGCTGCCGTGAACGACGGGCGCGACGATTTCCAGGTGGCTGGGGTTGAAGGCCAGCGCCAGGTGCATGGCCCCGCCGGGCGTGCTGATGTCGCTGGAGTACCCCATGTGGTACTTCACGTCCCCGGCCACGTCGGGGTTGTCGCTAATCCTGGCCTTGCCGTCGAATTCGTCGAACAGCACGCTGGTGGGCTTGCCGAAGATGTTGACCAGGGTGTTCAGGCGGCCACGGTGTGCCATGCCGATCACCACTTCATGTACGCCCATGGTGCCGGCTTTCTGAATGATGCGGTCCATCAGCGGAATGAAGCTCTCACCGCCCTCCAGGCCGAAGCGTTTCACGCCGGGGTACTTGTTCTTCAGGTAAAGTTCCAGGCCCTCGGCGGCCGTGAGTTTCTGCATCAGGCGCAGGCGGTCTTCGGTGCTGCAGGTGTGGCGGCTCTTGCCCAGGCCGCGCTCGATCTGCTCCTGAAACCAGGCGCGTTCGTTGGCGGGCAGGTAGTTGTACTCGAAGCCGATGGTGCCGCAGTAGGTGTCTTTCAGCTGCTCGATCACCTCGCGCAGCGTGCCCCTGTACGGGCCGTCCTCGACCTGTGTGTTCAGGTCGGCTTCGGTCAGGCCGTAGAACTCCGGCTGCAACTCGGGAATCACGGGAATGCCGCGCATCTTCAGGGGGTTGGTTCGTGCGGCAATGTGGCCGTACACGCGGTACGCCGTGATCAGAGCACTCGCAGCCTGCTGAGCGCCGCTGTGCTGCCCCGTGCCCGCCAGTCCTGGGGCCTGCACCACCACCGGCCCGCCACGGCGTCTGGTGCCCAGATCATAGAAGGCCTGCTGCACGGCACTGTGCGCCGTTTCCTGCACCCCGCCGCGAATGTCGTCGAAGTACGAGCGCCACTCGCTGCTTACACTTTGTGGGTCATTCAGGTACTGTTCGTACAATTCCTCAATGAAGGCCGCATTGCCGCCCCACATCATCGTCTGCCCCTGCTGAGTCATGCCCCCCAGCATACCCAATACGCCCGGCTGAGATTGGGTTTACTCTGACGGTAACGACAAGGGCGGCGCGAGAATGGTCTCTCATGCCGCCCTTGAAACGTGAAGCTTTACTGGCTGGTGACCGGCGTGGGCAGGTGCATTTCATAGCGTTGCACTCCGCTGCTCTCCAGGCGGCGCTGATAGGTGGCGCTGCCAGTGGGCAGATAGACGTAATGCTCGGCGCGGCTCCAGCCCTGGTCCAGTTTCCAGACCTGGTTCATGCTGGGCGTGCTGAACTTCACCTCGGCGTCCTGGGAAACGTAGGCGACGCGGTCGTGGGTCATCAGGTCAAGGGCCTCGCCGGCCGTCAGCTTGCCGTCGCTGTTCTTGTCCTGCCACATCACCCAGTGCAGGAAATTGGCCTTGATGCCCTCAGCGTTCACGCCCGCCGGCCCCGCGCCGCTGGGCAGGAAGTCCAGCAGGGGCTTGGCATTCGCCGACTGCGCCGTCCACTTGCTGCCGTCCACCGCCACGCTGGTTGCGCCGGCTGGCACAGCCACCTGGTACACGCTCTCGCCGCTTTCCGTCAGCAGGCTCAGGTAAGCGCTGCTGGGCGCAGCGGGAAACCGCACTTCGATACCGCTGGATAGCTCAGGACGGCCACTGCCGGTGCCCCCCGGTGACTGGGAACAGGCGCCCAGCAGCAATGCTCCGAGCAGCAAAGGAACAAAACGTTTCATCGGCGGCCTCCCATGCTCATGCTGGTCATAAAGTCGGTGGGTTCATGCAGGCGAATCATGAGGTTCTCGTCCACGACGGGAACGCTATTCATGGTCACCACGTACTTGCCGGGCGTAGCACTGGGTTGCAGCACGGTGTGGCGCACCAGTGACCAGCCCTGCGTGCGGGTTCCCTTTTCGGTGCTTTTGCCATCTTTGGTGGTCATGCTGTACGTGAAGGCGCTGCTGGCATACCCGTACAGGTCATGCGTGATGTACCGTTCTTCCTCGGCGGTGGGGAAACGGTCGTTGTTCCGGTCCTCGTAAGCCACGAAGTGAATGTTGCAGGTGGTCACTGTGCTGGGATTCACGGTGACGTTCGTCATCTCTTTCGCCTCCCCCGTCATGAACGGAGTGGTGCAGCGCGTGTTCTTCGCCAGCGTCGCCAGGTCGGATTTGAACAGCGAGATGGAGGCGGTCTTGCCGCCGACGTACCCATGCGTCAACACGACGGGTTCGACCTTCTGGTTGTCCTGTAACTGGTAGGTCACGGCCGCGATGCTCAGGTTGGCGGGCGCATCCTCCGGCAGGCGGAAAGTAAGCAACACCGGCGGGTCATAGGGAACGGGCCTGGGGCAGGCGGTCAGCAGCAGCGGCAAACCGCCCAGGGCCACCAGCAGAGACAGACGGGCTTTTTTCATCATCACCTCATTGTAGGAAGGCCGGGCAGCCCTGTCATGCGAAGTTGACCGGATGGCCATAGGCGGGGCAGTCCCGCTGGTTCTTATGGCCTCCGGCTCTCCGTTCAGGTGGTCAAGCGCCGCTTTGCCAGAAAGGCGCGGCGGGCCAGGGGAGGGGTTACGCCGGGGCGCGTCCAGATGAGGGTGCCGAGGATCAGCACAACCACGCCGACCAGAATCAGCCCAGCGTGGTTGGTGAACAGGAAAGCCAGGGGCAGGGCGCTGGCCAGCAGGACGGGCGGCCAGTGCGCCGTCCCGAGGCTGCGCAGGGCCAGCAGGGCGGCCACGGCGGCCCCCAGCGGCGCGGCCAGATAGGCGGGCAGGTAGCTCATCAGCACGCCGCCCAGGGCGGTGCCGGCCAGCAGACCCAGCACCGCCAGGCCCAGTGCCAGCGGCGTAGCGTCCAGGCGGCGCCAGCGCGCCCAGACCAGGCCGAACAGGCCCGCGAGCAGCAGCGCGAGGGGCGCGAAGGCGTACAGCTTGGTCAGGGTTTCGCGCAGGCTGCTGACGGTGAAACTCAGCGACACGTTCTGCGCGGTAATCACGTTCTTGAGGTTCCAGGAGAGGTTGGTGCCGCCCAGCGTGCGGGCGCTGCGGGTGGGGTACAGGCTGTAGCGCGCAAACTTGGGGGCCTGGTTGGTGCGGATGTTCAGGTTGAAGTTGCGGATGGGTTCGCGCCGGTCACTCAGCAGGTACTGCCAGCCGCGCGCGCCCTGGTGGCGGTAGGTCACCGTGACGTGCGCGGTCTGGCCGGGGTTCAATTGGCCCTGCCAGCCATTGCCGTTCATCAGGTCGGCGGCGGCCAGTTCGTGCCCGTTCACGATGACCTGAAAGTCCGAGAGGGTGCCGCTGCCGTCCGGCAGGGGAAACACGAAGCGGGCGGTGACGGGCGTATCCAGCGGATTGGTAAAAGCGTACTGAGCGCCGAATCTGGCGTTGTAGCAACTGCGCCGCGCGCCCTGCATGGGGGACACGAAATCCAGATTCAGGTTGACCAGGGCCTGGTCGAGCCGGATGGGTTCCTCGCCCAGCAGCGTGGCGCTGCGGGTAAACATGATGTCCTGCCCGCTGCGCCAGAAGCGGTCGCGGAGTTTCACGATGTTCTGGCTGGTGGGATCTTGCAGGTAAGGCGCCAGGGTCTGCACGCCCTCCTGCTTGACGCGCTTGATCATGGCGGGTGGAATGACCAGGGTGCGTTCGTACTTCTTCTCGGTCAGGTAGGTGACGCGCGGGCTCTGCTGGGTGGTGGGCGCGGCGTCCGGGTCGGCGCTGCGGCTGGCACTGGCGCTGTCGCCGCTGCTGACGCGGTGCAGCACCACCTGCCCGATTACGCCCAGCACGCTGAAGCTCAGGGCAAACAGCGCGGCGGCGGCTCCCCAGGCGCCCACGGGGGTCAGGGTCTCGCGCAGGTGCGGCAGCGACCTGGCCAACAGGCCGGGCCGGAAAAGCCGCAGAGAAAGCAGCGCGGCGCCGCCCAGGACGGTCAGCCAGAACAGCCCCTGCCCCAGGGCGTGCCACGGGGTGAAGATTGACCACAGTAAATTCAGCGCCGTTTGAACCATACCGTCCCCCTTCAGAGGGCCGAGGTTCCCTCTGGATAGTGATGTGCAGCTTGATGTGTAAGGTACTCAGGGAGCGGCGTTTACACATCCATATTTAGTTGCAGGTGGCCGCCGCTAAAGGTGTAGAAGTGGCCCTTCGCCCGCCTGTGCAGGGCGCGTACACTACCCGGCATGACCCGCGATGTCCTGCTGACCTGCCCCCTGGATTGCCCGGACGCCTGCCGCCTGAAAATCACCGTTGCGCCGGGTGAGGACGCCAGAACTGGTCAATACAGCGAGCGCATGGTCAAGGTCACGGGCGACCCGGATCACCCCACCACCAGGGGCTTTGCCTGCGCGAAAACGGTGCATTACCCGGCGCGGGCCAACCACCCGCAGCGTCCGCTGTATCCGCTGCGGCGCGTTGGGCAGAAAACGGACGCCGAACCCCGCTTCGAGCGCGTGACCTGGGAAGAGGCGCTGGACGACATCGCCGCCCGGCTCAAGACGCTGCTGGAGTCCCGGGGGCCGCAGAGCATCCTGCGTTACCACTACGCCGGCACCATGGGCCTGATGGAAGGCCACCACGCGCACACGCTGTGGCGGGCGCTGGGCACCCCCGAACTGGAGGAAACCATCTGCGCCTCGGCGGGCACTGCCGCCTGGAGCCTGGGCTACGGCACGCGCTACGCCCCTGCGCTGCATGACGTGCAGCACGCCAGGCTGATCGTGCTGTGGGGCATCAACAGC includes:
- the accB gene encoding acetyl-CoA carboxylase biotin carboxyl carrier protein produces the protein MNPDDLKTILDALTHADVREFSLTTGSYALDLKRGPQAFAAPVMGGPAPTYAMPAPMPAYAPPMPAAPSAPAPATPAPSAPAAKPAETPKAEAPKADAKPAEAPKAASKGQPVKAPIVGTYYSASSPDAPAYVKVGDRVKSGQVLCIIEAMKLMNEIEAEMDGTIVEILVKNAEPVEYGQTLFMIE
- the efp gene encoding elongation factor P, with product MISVTELRNGTKVEMDGGLWECLEYSHLKMGRGGAKVVTKFRNMESGSIVDRTFNSGEKLQDIFVEGKTMQYLYPDGEDYVFMDMETFDQIHLGKNIVGDAAKFMKENTEVEVSMYGEKALSLSLPNQVILKIVETDPGVRGDTVSGGTKPAKLETGAVVQVPLFVEQDTNVKVDTRTGQYLSRA
- a CDS encoding 50S ribosomal protein L25/general stress protein Ctc, translating into MELNAKPRSSQEKLAEGMIPAVAYHKGQNVSFAINRKEFDRAFRKQSTTGLFDITVEGSETFPALVKTVQMDKRKRMPIHVDFYMVTYGQAIEVNVPVHTKGKSAGEKEGGLLDIVTHTLHIQAPGPRRIPAELVIDVSRLRIGDHVTAGDVKLPEGCELKADPEQIVISILPPRLSEEELAAEAEAAKVAGLVAAGELTEEAAAAILEGETSIEEAKEASDDEVVSGPEKAAGEGNEE
- a CDS encoding AAA family ATPase, which translates into the protein MTVLHLCVGLPGAGKTTLARRLEAQSSALRLSTDDWMHLLFGAGESEDKRDVLEHELLWSIARRVLTLGTDVVLDYGLWSRQERDLYRARGAELGINVIL
- a CDS encoding 2-oxoglutarate dehydrogenase E1 component, yielding MTQQGQTMMWGGNAAFIEELYEQYLNDPQSVSSEWRSYFDDIRGGVQETAHSAVQQAFYDLGTRRRGGPVVVQAPGLAGTGQHSGAQQAASALITAYRVYGHIAARTNPLKMRGIPVIPELQPEFYGLTEADLNTQVEDGPYRGTLREVIEQLKDTYCGTIGFEYNYLPANERAWFQEQIERGLGKSRHTCSTEDRLRLMQKLTAAEGLELYLKNKYPGVKRFGLEGGESFIPLMDRIIQKAGTMGVHEVVIGMAHRGRLNTLVNIFGKPTSVLFDEFDGKARISDNPDVAGDVKYHMGYSSDISTPGGAMHLALAFNPSHLEIVAPVVHGSVRARQDRRGDTERQEVLPITVHGDAAVSGQGVVMETLNFSRLRGFTTGGAIRIVINNQIGFTISDPRDTRSSRYCTDVAKIGNAPVLHVNGDDPEAVAFCGDLAIAYRQKFGKDIFIDLIGFRRNGHNESDEPRMTQPIMYREIDQHPGTRALYAQELEKMGVLSAGQADEMVNRYRDRLDRGETVVEEIENLAQSKLAVDWSEYTGTHWKDDEVATGVPREKLEELGLKLVQVPEGFKVHRTIDRTVIKPRTAMAKGEQPLDWGMGEMLAYATLLDEGYGVRLVGQDSGRGTFVHRHAVLHDQNAENPFSEEYMSLAHLREGQGHVEVIDSTLSEEAIMAFEYGYSTSEPKSLILWEAQFGDFANGAQAVVDQFLSAGESKWQRLSGLTLLLPHGYEGAGPEHSSARLERYLQLCAQQNMQVVVPSSAAQIFHLLRRQMLRPYRKPLIVMTPKSLLRNKLAMSPITELAEGTFQEVIGDRDVQNARRVVVSSGKLHWELFEAREADREGYAGTALIRLEQLYPFPAEELRAELARHPGAQVVWAQEEPENQGAWLMVWEDLEKVLAEGQTLTHASRPRSASTAAGYASVHAKEQAKVIADALGEKIRVDVIAEEKAEAQVAQQQG